The following proteins come from a genomic window of Proteinivorax hydrogeniformans:
- a CDS encoding DUF1934 domain-containing protein, with translation MNLTISSSQKNDGESSNIQVDAKGKLYNKNGTDYIVYDEPEGTGLEGTITTVKVKDNQVTLIRSGQTGMKQVFLSGKQTQSLYKTPYGSFPMEVQSEKVEIQRSTDGIKIRLKYNLNVAGQSVGQQTLSLNALKL, from the coding sequence GTGAACTTAACGATATCATCGTCACAAAAAAATGATGGTGAAAGCTCAAATATTCAAGTTGATGCAAAAGGAAAGCTTTATAATAAAAATGGAACTGATTATATTGTTTATGATGAACCTGAAGGGACAGGCTTGGAAGGGACCATCACGACGGTTAAAGTTAAAGATAATCAAGTGACGCTTATTCGGTCTGGTCAAACCGGGATGAAACAAGTCTTTTTATCAGGCAAGCAAACACAAAGTCTGTACAAAACACCTTATGGCAGCTTTCCTATGGAAGTACAGTCAGAAAAAGTAGAAATACAAAGATCTACTGATGGGATAAAAATAAGATTAAAATATAACCTAAATGTAGCTGGTCAAAGCGTGGGACAGCAAACATTAAGCCTTAATGCACTAAAGTTATAA
- a CDS encoding HD domain-containing protein yields the protein MKIKRSKAIAYNYLKDIKYKERETGYLYYHGLRVANLSLNLANMLGDLSNNTKERMYIAAIFHDVAKGREPHNLTGAIKTKNLLKQVLSQQEINEIARLIYYHNRRGNDNLHLETKILQDADIIDHTGTLDVWLGMHYVVDEDLSPKQALKFFLGGSWHQMVVQQRAKLNFPLSKRVYDKRVYYAEKFFKKMAWEMKGKL from the coding sequence ATGAAAATAAAGAGGAGTAAAGCTATAGCATATAACTATTTAAAGGATATAAAGTACAAAGAGCGAGAAACAGGGTATCTTTATTATCATGGATTGAGAGTAGCGAATTTATCGCTTAATTTAGCAAATATGCTTGGTGATTTATCAAATAATACAAAAGAAAGAATGTATATAGCGGCGATTTTTCATGATGTGGCTAAGGGAAGGGAACCTCACAACTTAACTGGCGCTATAAAAACTAAGAATCTACTAAAACAAGTTTTAAGTCAGCAAGAAATTAATGAAATAGCTAGGCTTATCTACTATCACAATAGGCGAGGAAACGATAACCTACATTTAGAAACTAAGATTTTGCAAGACGCGGATATTATCGACCACACAGGAACTTTAGATGTTTGGCTTGGCATGCACTATGTTGTAGATGAAGACTTAAGTCCAAAGCAAGCTTTAAAGTTTTTTTTAGGTGGGAGCTGGCACCAAATGGTGGTGCAGCAACGGGCAAAATTAAATTTTCCTCTTTCAAAAAGAGTGTATGATAAAAGGGTTTATTATGCAGAAAAATTTTTCAAAAAAATGGCTTGGGAAATGAAGGGGAAGTTATAG
- a CDS encoding helicase C-terminal domain-containing protein — MEGITFGESSRKMIEAAILTAKGNEVFFRGFLSDDKVIDVEVLARGNEFSVPAILNDLEPGDVVIHNHPSGRLTPSTADINVASRLGADGIGFVIVDNSCRDSYTVVEPKRAEVLQSIPLEEVRNVLDDGGVISKFLPQYEKRDEQLIMAEKVAQGFNSGKNVIVEAGTGTGKSLAYLIPSILWAVKNKKRVVVSTNTINLQEQIILKDIPFLKRTLDVNFKGVLVKGRSNYLCKTKLDKLQGDLFEETDDDLTEIKKIREWAFATTDGSKSDLGFKPKGKNWEQICSEADLCTKAQCSHFRDCFFFAARRESATADILVVNHHLLFADLALKSKGMEGGVLPGYHGIVLDEGHNVEDVATTYFGASINRFLLLKQLRRIYQTKKKGKQVGTLKEVLNKTQTHKMIPITVKKSLEERINALIPQLAQLVDATNEFFTFIENWIIEGEKKNKLRITKEVSQSVDYMPIRKITKGYIKKASEFTKGLNDLLDEVENLPATVFSHLLTSAVELNAMNRRVEGIISTLESILLSQSDGEVRWIELNSSSRGKNVSLCLAPLDVSAELNENVFQKYETVVLTSATIATNQNFSYIKKRLGLSRQSEKLEECILPSPFDYKRQVMLCVPMDIPLPNSNEFLAENTELILKAILQTDGSAFVLFTSFKMLNDVFYKLKDQLESKGITALKQGQRQRHQLLETFKNDVNSVLFATASFWEGVDVQGKSLSNVILVKLPFSVPDEPIVQSRQELIEKEGGNPFMEYTVPQAILRFKQGFGRLIRSREDKGIVVCTDKRILTKHYGNMFIRSLPKCTTVSGSSEEVMSKINKFMN; from the coding sequence ATGGAAGGAATAACCTTCGGGGAAAGCAGCAGAAAAATGATAGAAGCAGCTATACTTACCGCTAAAGGAAACGAGGTTTTCTTTAGGGGGTTTTTAAGTGATGATAAGGTTATCGATGTAGAGGTTTTAGCAAGGGGGAATGAGTTTAGTGTTCCTGCCATTTTAAATGACTTAGAACCAGGAGATGTAGTTATTCATAACCATCCCAGCGGAAGATTGACTCCATCGACTGCTGATATTAACGTAGCGTCTCGCTTAGGAGCAGATGGTATCGGCTTTGTCATAGTAGATAATAGTTGTCGCGATAGCTATACAGTTGTGGAGCCTAAAAGGGCAGAAGTTTTACAGAGCATACCTCTAGAGGAAGTTAGAAATGTTTTAGATGACGGCGGAGTTATATCAAAGTTTTTGCCTCAGTATGAGAAAAGAGACGAACAGCTTATAATGGCTGAGAAAGTGGCGCAAGGTTTTAATAGTGGCAAAAACGTGATAGTAGAAGCAGGAACTGGGACAGGGAAAAGCTTAGCTTATCTAATTCCCAGCATACTTTGGGCTGTAAAGAACAAAAAAAGGGTAGTTGTTTCTACTAATACTATAAATTTGCAGGAGCAAATAATATTAAAGGATATCCCTTTTTTAAAAAGGACTTTAGATGTCAATTTTAAGGGAGTACTAGTCAAGGGTAGAAGTAATTATCTTTGCAAAACAAAGCTCGATAAGCTTCAAGGAGACTTGTTTGAGGAGACTGATGATGACCTAACAGAGATTAAAAAAATCAGGGAATGGGCTTTTGCTACCACTGATGGTAGCAAATCAGATTTAGGTTTTAAACCTAAAGGGAAGAACTGGGAGCAAATTTGCTCAGAGGCGGACCTGTGTACCAAAGCTCAATGCTCCCATTTTAGGGACTGTTTCTTTTTTGCGGCGCGAAGAGAAAGCGCTACTGCTGATATATTGGTTGTTAACCATCACCTGCTTTTTGCAGATCTAGCCTTAAAAAGTAAGGGCATGGAAGGCGGTGTTCTTCCTGGCTACCATGGCATCGTACTAGATGAGGGGCATAACGTAGAGGATGTTGCCACTACCTACTTTGGAGCTTCGATAAATCGGTTTTTATTGCTCAAGCAGCTGCGCAGAATATATCAAACAAAGAAGAAGGGTAAGCAAGTGGGAACCTTAAAAGAGGTTTTAAATAAAACCCAAACTCATAAAATGATCCCTATTACTGTTAAAAAAAGCTTAGAAGAGCGGATCAACGCTCTAATACCCCAGCTAGCTCAACTAGTTGACGCTACAAACGAGTTCTTTACCTTTATAGAAAACTGGATTATAGAGGGAGAAAAAAAGAATAAATTAAGAATAACTAAGGAAGTTTCACAAAGTGTAGACTATATGCCTATAAGAAAGATAACAAAAGGGTATATAAAGAAGGCTAGTGAGTTTACTAAAGGTCTAAATGATCTGTTAGATGAAGTTGAAAACCTACCAGCTACAGTATTTTCTCATCTACTTACAAGTGCTGTGGAGTTAAATGCTATGAATAGACGGGTTGAAGGGATTATATCAACCTTAGAAAGCATTTTACTTTCTCAATCTGATGGAGAGGTTAGATGGATTGAGCTAAATAGTAGCAGCAGAGGCAAAAACGTCTCGCTGTGTCTGGCGCCCTTAGATGTTTCTGCAGAGCTTAACGAAAATGTATTTCAAAAGTATGAAACTGTGGTCTTAACATCTGCGACCATAGCTACCAACCAAAACTTTTCTTATATTAAAAAAAGGCTAGGCTTAAGCCGGCAATCTGAAAAGCTAGAGGAGTGCATCCTTCCCTCGCCTTTTGATTATAAAAGGCAGGTAATGCTTTGTGTGCCTATGGATATACCGCTTCCTAATTCTAACGAATTTTTAGCTGAAAATACGGAACTAATTTTAAAAGCAATATTGCAGACCGATGGAAGTGCTTTTGTCTTATTCACTTCCTTTAAAATGTTAAACGATGTATTTTATAAACTCAAAGATCAGTTAGAAAGCAAAGGAATTACTGCCTTAAAACAGGGGCAAAGGCAGAGACATCAACTTCTTGAAACCTTTAAAAACGATGTCAATTCGGTTCTATTTGCCACGGCTAGTTTCTGGGAAGGCGTAGATGTACAAGGAAAATCTTTAAGTAATGTTATATTAGTAAAGCTGCCCTTTAGCGTTCCAGATGAGCCCATAGTGCAGTCAAGGCAGGAGCTTATCGAAAAAGAAGGTGGCAACCCCTTTATGGAATACACTGTACCTCAAGCTATCTTAAGGTTTAAACAGGGGTTTGGAAGGCTTATAAGAAGTAGAGAAGATAAGGGTATTGTTGTTTGCACTGATAAAAGAATTTTGACAAAACACTATGGAAATATGTTTATCCGGTCGTTGCCAAAATGCACCACAGTAAGTGGTAGTAGCGAAGAAGTTATGAGCAAAATAAATAAGTTTATGAACTAA
- a CDS encoding sigma 54-interacting transcriptional regulator, with the protein MAVLDSIDEAIHVVDKKGITIFYNSKAASLDGLLVDEVIGKHITEVFPSLDRDTSTLLKVLKTKKPIFNQQQSFSNYRRNRVVTVNSTLPIFRHGEIIGAVEVSKDITQLKFLSEKVAQLQQMLYSKNQSKKEQKPNLYQFGDIVGENNNFMSAVNRAQKVARTDSPVLVSGETGVGKELIVQSIHTGSVRQNRPFVTQNCAAMPENLLEGLLFGTTKGSFTGASDRPGLFELADNGTLFLDEINSMPLPLQAKLLRVLEDQKIRRVGGMTEKKVDTRVIAAMNVDANWALEKNILRKDLYFRLSVVNIHLPSLKDRRDDILPLAKYFLEKYNTKFKTKVRGFEDEVVAALSNYDWPGNVRELSNCIEGMLNFKSSGKFSLEDLPLIIQQSYKPRHIKQGLKDLVAKYEKEAVLGALIDAGFNISKAARSLDIPRQTLQYKIKQHQIKI; encoded by the coding sequence ATGGCAGTTTTAGATAGCATAGATGAAGCGATTCATGTTGTAGACAAAAAAGGAATCACAATATTTTATAACTCAAAAGCTGCTTCTTTAGATGGGCTTTTAGTAGATGAGGTTATAGGAAAGCACATAACTGAAGTTTTTCCATCCTTAGACAGGGATACGTCCACACTGTTGAAAGTTTTAAAAACAAAGAAGCCGATATTTAATCAGCAGCAGAGTTTCTCTAACTACCGAAGAAATAGGGTTGTTACGGTGAATTCAACTCTGCCTATTTTTAGGCATGGTGAAATCATCGGTGCGGTAGAAGTTTCTAAGGATATTACTCAGCTAAAGTTTCTTTCGGAAAAGGTAGCTCAACTGCAGCAGATGTTATATAGCAAAAACCAAAGTAAAAAAGAGCAAAAGCCTAACTTATATCAGTTTGGAGACATTGTAGGTGAAAATAATAACTTTATGTCAGCTGTTAACAGAGCACAGAAAGTTGCTAGGACTGACTCGCCGGTCTTGGTTTCTGGAGAAACTGGGGTAGGAAAAGAGCTAATTGTGCAATCTATACATACTGGATCGGTGCGACAAAATCGACCATTTGTCACACAAAATTGCGCCGCTATGCCGGAAAATTTGCTAGAAGGACTTCTTTTTGGCACAACTAAGGGAAGCTTTACTGGCGCTTCCGATCGCCCTGGCTTATTTGAACTTGCCGATAATGGCACATTATTTTTAGATGAAATCAATTCAATGCCTCTTCCGCTGCAAGCTAAGCTTTTAAGGGTGTTAGAAGACCAAAAAATTAGAAGAGTAGGCGGCATGACAGAAAAAAAAGTCGATACTAGAGTTATAGCTGCGATGAACGTGGATGCTAACTGGGCGTTAGAAAAGAATATACTAAGAAAGGACCTTTACTTTCGTCTAAGCGTTGTTAACATTCACCTCCCGTCCTTGAAAGACCGAAGAGATGATATCCTACCTTTAGCTAAATATTTTTTAGAAAAGTACAATACAAAGTTTAAAACAAAAGTTAGAGGCTTTGAAGACGAAGTAGTAGCTGCCCTTAGCAATTATGACTGGCCTGGAAATGTACGTGAACTTTCAAACTGTATTGAAGGCATGTTAAACTTTAAGTCGAGTGGGAAATTTTCACTTGAGGACCTGCCGCTTATAATTCAGCAGTCTTATAAACCTAGGCATATAAAGCAAGGGTTAAAAGATTTAGTGGCAAAGTATGAAAAAGAAGCTGTTTTGGGTGCTCTTATAGATGCAGGCTTCAATATAAGTAAAGCTGCTAGGTCCTTAGATATACCGCGGCAAACTCTCCAATATAAAATCAAACAACATCAAATTAAAATATAA
- a CDS encoding mechanosensitive ion channel family protein, with protein MLELISLDSVRESMPSWAILIWGVVKYPVIAMAYYFLFYFIAKIFEAYIFPYIVNITEKTNTSADTKIITAFKNPVKRIILTLGIYMAITSIPFIGENYQELLLRLYRSLVIAFIASGFYNLADTSSSFFEKIKTKFKIELDQILIPFLSKALRVVIIAISISIIAQEWGYDVNGFVAGLGIGGLAFALAAQDSLANIFGGVVIIMDKPFSIDDWIKTPSVEGVVEDITFRSTKVRTFAQALVTVPNSVLANEAVTNWTKMGRRQITFKLGVTYTTPKEKLNKCVVLIRQMLKSHPEVHPETIFVNFDGFNNSSLDIFLYFFTNTTDWGEFLAVKEDVNFKVMEILEKENVSVAFPSRSVYFENKLNYQNPKGSEGKVDENKEE; from the coding sequence TTGTTAGAACTTATATCCCTTGATAGTGTTAGGGAAAGCATGCCATCTTGGGCAATTTTAATATGGGGTGTGGTTAAATATCCCGTAATAGCAATGGCATATTATTTTTTGTTTTACTTTATAGCTAAAATCTTTGAAGCTTATATATTTCCCTATATAGTAAACATAACGGAGAAAACAAATACTTCAGCGGACACTAAAATTATAACCGCGTTTAAAAATCCTGTTAAAAGAATAATACTAACCTTGGGAATTTATATGGCAATAACCTCTATACCTTTTATCGGCGAGAATTATCAAGAATTACTGTTAAGGCTGTATCGATCGTTAGTAATAGCTTTTATCGCCTCTGGATTTTATAACCTTGCTGACACATCCTCTTCATTTTTTGAAAAAATAAAGACTAAATTTAAAATTGAACTAGACCAGATATTGATACCTTTTCTTTCAAAAGCTTTGCGAGTTGTAATAATTGCTATAAGTATCAGCATCATTGCACAGGAGTGGGGCTATGACGTAAATGGATTTGTAGCAGGCCTAGGTATAGGTGGACTAGCTTTTGCTTTAGCTGCTCAAGACTCCCTAGCAAATATATTTGGTGGTGTAGTCATTATTATGGATAAACCCTTTTCAATTGATGACTGGATTAAAACTCCTAGCGTCGAAGGAGTGGTGGAGGACATAACTTTCCGTAGCACTAAAGTAAGAACCTTTGCACAAGCTCTGGTAACTGTTCCTAACTCTGTTTTGGCTAATGAAGCAGTCACTAATTGGACTAAAATGGGCAGAAGACAAATTACCTTTAAACTTGGTGTTACCTACACCACCCCGAAAGAAAAACTTAATAAGTGTGTAGTGCTAATCCGGCAAATGCTAAAAAGTCATCCTGAAGTTCATCCGGAAACTATATTTGTAAATTTTGATGGTTTTAATAATAGTAGTTTAGACATATTTCTTTACTTTTTTACTAATACAACTGACTGGGGAGAGTTTTTGGCGGTTAAAGAAGATGTAAACTTCAAGGTAATGGAAATACTAGAAAAAGAAAATGTCTCGGTGGCATTTCCGTCTAGGAGCGTATATTTTGAAAATAAGTTAAATTATCAAAACCCAAAAGGTAGTGAAGGAAAAGTAGATGAAAATAAAGAGGAGTAA
- a CDS encoding glycine--tRNA ligase — MSKKMDMDTLVGLCKSRGFIFPGSDIYGGLANTWDYGPLGIELLNNIKSAWWKKFVRQNLNVVGLDSALLMNPKVWEASGHIGGFNDPLIDCKDCKSRYRADKLVEEYHQDKEEEVTGIDGWSEKQLKDFIENNEIKCPQCGEINYTDIREFNLMFKTFQGVTEDSQSEVYLRPETAQGIFINFKNVARSCRKQVPFGIAQIGKSFRNEITPGNFIFRTREFEQMEMEFFCHPGEGGKWYDYWKEFCHKWLLDLGVSPDSIRMRDHDENELSHYSDATTDIEFKFPFGWGELWGVANRTDFDLKRHMEHSKKDLSYQDPITQEKFVPYVIEPSVGLNRLALAFLADCYQEEELEKNSRTVLKIHPVLAPFKAAVLPLSKKLSDEAMEVFDKLNDKFMLDFDEKGSIGKRYRRQDEIGTPFCITFDFDSLEDKCVTIRDRDSMEQSRISINEAEKFLEEKLKY; from the coding sequence ATGAGTAAAAAAATGGATATGGATACTTTAGTTGGACTTTGTAAAAGTAGGGGGTTTATTTTCCCGGGGTCAGACATATATGGAGGTCTTGCAAATACGTGGGACTATGGACCATTAGGAATCGAGCTTTTAAATAACATAAAATCAGCTTGGTGGAAAAAGTTCGTGCGACAAAATCTAAATGTAGTAGGTTTAGATTCAGCCTTACTTATGAACCCAAAAGTTTGGGAGGCTTCTGGACATATAGGAGGGTTTAATGATCCTTTAATTGACTGTAAAGATTGCAAGTCTCGATACAGAGCTGATAAGTTAGTGGAAGAGTATCATCAAGATAAAGAAGAAGAAGTTACCGGCATAGACGGTTGGTCAGAAAAGCAGCTAAAAGATTTTATCGAAAACAACGAAATTAAGTGTCCGCAATGTGGAGAGATAAACTACACTGACATAAGAGAATTTAACCTTATGTTTAAAACCTTCCAAGGTGTAACTGAGGATTCGCAATCAGAAGTTTATCTACGTCCGGAGACAGCACAAGGGATTTTTATAAACTTTAAAAATGTTGCCAGAAGCTGTCGCAAGCAAGTGCCTTTTGGAATTGCTCAGATAGGCAAAAGCTTTAGAAATGAGATTACACCTGGAAACTTTATCTTCCGTACTAGAGAGTTTGAGCAGATGGAAATGGAGTTTTTCTGCCATCCTGGTGAAGGTGGCAAGTGGTATGACTATTGGAAAGAATTCTGTCACAAGTGGCTTTTAGACCTAGGTGTCAGCCCTGATAGCATAAGAATGCGTGATCATGATGAAAACGAACTTTCTCACTACAGTGATGCCACCACTGATATCGAGTTTAAGTTTCCATTTGGATGGGGCGAGTTGTGGGGCGTAGCTAATAGAACAGACTTTGACTTAAAAAGGCATATGGAGCACTCTAAAAAAGATCTTTCCTATCAAGATCCAATTACCCAAGAGAAGTTTGTTCCATACGTTATAGAGCCTTCTGTAGGACTAAATAGACTAGCATTAGCATTTTTAGCTGATTGCTATCAAGAGGAAGAATTAGAAAAGAACAGTCGTACTGTGCTTAAAATTCATCCTGTTTTAGCCCCATTTAAAGCAGCGGTGTTGCCTCTTTCTAAAAAACTTAGTGATGAAGCTATGGAGGTTTTTGATAAGCTTAATGATAAGTTTATGCTAGACTTTGATGAAAAAGGTAGCATAGGAAAAAGATATAGACGTCAAGACGAGATCGGAACACCTTTTTGCATCACATTTGACTTTGATTCTTTAGAGGACAAGTGTGTAACAATACGCGATAGAGACAGTATGGAACAATCGAGGATTTCAATTAATGAGGCAGAAAAGTTTTTAGAGGAAAAATTAAAGTATTAA
- a CDS encoding transglycosylase domain-containing protein: MTDENGKFKSRKDRYMKKRKEKTQAKRFTFKQITLSFVILLLLLAVSVSGYLVYLAYTIPQPDLEELSAPSMVFSRDYEEMGLTNYRQIYTPIENISPYLINAIIAVEDNSFYDHIGFDPIAIARASLVNLTQRRYAQGGSTITQQLAKNVFLTGERAMNRKVKELVYAIRIEQLYSKNEILEQYLNTIYFGHGNYGVGAASRYFFNKTPDELTLDEATLLAGIINGPYLFTPDLDRNITPPEASEEFNPREEQDIEVLSQSRTYRRRTLVLNRMLNQEFISDQQFQEANNTLIDLDLINTAGDIQTININRAAKEANMILSNMGYDNPYYERSGFQIITTLDLSLQKQMDNVAIGKYENIVGDNPRPEEFHLGAITIDSATGEILAARGNWRNTGWSYLFSGNARPGSAMKPIYYAYFLENGDYTPLTLRPCSSEVAEQFEEDFGAEITDFTGDYHESELNLRQAMAESCNMYAVTTAAEIVSQNRIADFQSFLNNYNIHGINPNYPASILGSDSQSLLNMVAAYATFNNGGYLVEPYMVQEIRDIDGNTIYAANPQPGPQVISPEVAFLTASLMRSVIDSPDGTASYIRGTVPNVDVSLKTGTDVGSARNTYSIAGSSGGLTTLVSVQESRYTDAFKQEIIRLPSGTAARFWANYMNRALPILHPEGVPVLQPPQGVTEVILCSDSLLLATDNCPDPFTEFFITGTEPQKSCDIHGDDTYKICIDSWQLATDYCPENRVWERQYRFFEPPPTERCSVHAPPLEDEDEENGMIEDEFIDDDEQEEEDEDEDGEQDEEDEPDIDDPEEAVDDDTEENNNEED, from the coding sequence ATGACCGATGAAAACGGTAAATTCAAAAGCAGAAAAGACAGGTATATGAAAAAAAGAAAAGAAAAAACACAAGCCAAAAGATTTACTTTCAAACAAATAACTCTTTCTTTTGTTATCCTCCTACTTTTACTTGCAGTATCAGTGTCAGGGTATTTAGTTTATTTAGCATATACGATACCTCAACCTGATTTAGAGGAGCTTAGCGCTCCGAGCATGGTCTTTTCCAGAGACTATGAGGAAATGGGTCTTACAAACTATAGACAGATCTATACTCCTATCGAAAATATCAGCCCTTACTTAATCAACGCCATTATTGCTGTAGAAGATAATAGCTTTTATGACCATATAGGCTTTGATCCTATTGCCATTGCAAGGGCCTCTTTAGTCAACCTAACGCAAAGGCGTTATGCGCAAGGTGGGAGCACGATAACCCAGCAACTTGCTAAAAATGTTTTCCTAACTGGAGAAAGAGCCATGAATAGAAAGGTCAAGGAGCTAGTATACGCTATAAGAATCGAACAGCTTTATTCCAAAAATGAAATCTTAGAGCAATACCTTAACACTATATACTTTGGGCATGGCAATTATGGGGTGGGAGCTGCTTCCCGCTACTTTTTTAACAAAACACCAGATGAACTCACTTTAGATGAAGCCACCCTTTTAGCAGGTATAATTAACGGCCCCTACCTTTTTACTCCAGATTTAGATAGAAATATTACTCCACCAGAAGCTTCCGAGGAGTTTAACCCTAGAGAAGAGCAAGATATAGAAGTTTTAAGTCAGTCTCGAACTTATAGAAGGCGGACACTTGTGTTAAATAGGATGTTAAATCAAGAGTTTATCTCCGACCAACAGTTTCAAGAAGCTAACAACACTCTTATCGATTTAGACCTAATCAACACTGCCGGTGATATCCAGACAATAAACATTAACAGGGCGGCAAAAGAAGCTAATATGATTTTATCTAATATGGGTTATGACAACCCTTATTATGAGCGATCAGGTTTTCAAATAATAACAACGCTGGATTTAAGTTTACAAAAGCAAATGGATAACGTCGCAATTGGCAAGTATGAGAATATAGTGGGAGATAATCCTCGGCCTGAAGAGTTTCATTTAGGCGCTATAACTATAGATTCAGCAACAGGCGAAATTTTAGCAGCTAGAGGCAATTGGCGTAACACTGGGTGGAGCTATCTCTTCTCTGGAAACGCACGCCCCGGTTCGGCAATGAAACCTATTTACTATGCCTACTTTTTGGAAAATGGGGATTACACTCCGCTAACCTTACGCCCATGTAGTAGTGAGGTGGCTGAGCAGTTCGAAGAAGATTTTGGGGCAGAAATTACCGATTTCACTGGTGACTACCACGAATCAGAACTGAACCTAAGGCAAGCAATGGCAGAGTCTTGTAATATGTATGCAGTTACAACTGCAGCGGAAATAGTCTCACAAAATAGAATCGCTGATTTTCAATCTTTCCTAAATAACTATAATATCCATGGAATTAATCCTAACTATCCTGCTAGCATCTTAGGCTCTGACTCCCAAAGCTTGCTAAACATGGTTGCTGCATATGCAACCTTTAACAATGGTGGTTATTTGGTAGAACCTTACATGGTACAGGAGATACGGGATATTGATGGAAATACTATCTATGCTGCTAATCCCCAGCCAGGGCCACAGGTTATTAGTCCTGAAGTGGCTTTTTTAACAGCTAGCTTGATGCGTAGCGTTATCGACTCGCCCGACGGAACTGCTAGTTATATAAGGGGTACAGTACCAAATGTTGATGTGTCTTTAAAAACTGGAACTGATGTGGGGTCAGCTAGAAACACCTATTCAATCGCTGGGTCTAGCGGTGGATTAACTACTTTGGTGTCGGTACAGGAAAGTAGATATACCGATGCGTTTAAGCAAGAGATCATAAGACTTCCTAGCGGTACTGCAGCTAGGTTTTGGGCCAATTATATGAATAGAGCTCTACCCATCTTGCATCCTGAAGGAGTTCCTGTACTGCAGCCACCACAAGGTGTTACTGAAGTCATCTTATGCTCAGACAGTTTATTATTAGCTACTGACAACTGCCCTGACCCTTTTACAGAGTTTTTTATAACCGGTACAGAGCCTCAAAAAAGCTGTGATATACATGGCGATGACACCTATAAAATCTGTATTGACTCTTGGCAGTTGGCCACTGATTATTGTCCTGAAAATCGAGTTTGGGAAAGACAGTATAGATTTTTTGAGCCACCACCAACAGAGCGTTGCTCTGTGCATGCTCCTCCTTTGGAGGATGAGGATGAAGAAAATGGCATGATTGAAGATGAGTTTATAGACGATGATGAACAGGAAGAAGAGGACGAGGACGAAGATGGTGAACAGGATGAAGAGGATGAGCCTGATATTGACGATCCTGAAGAAGCAGTTGATGATGATACAGAAGAAAATAACAATGAAGAAGATTAG
- a CDS encoding XapX domain-containing protein, with product MSQALIAVVAGTLVGFLFSKVNLPVPAPPNLAGLMGIAGIMIGYWLGDKIQFF from the coding sequence ATGTCACAAGCATTAATTGCAGTTGTAGCTGGAACGCTTGTTGGGTTTTTGTTTAGTAAGGTTAATTTACCTGTTCCTGCCCCACCAAACCTCGCAGGGTTAATGGGAATCGCCGGTATAATGATTGGTTACTGGCTAGGTGACAAAATACAGTTCTTTTAA